In Vigna unguiculata cultivar IT97K-499-35 chromosome 3, ASM411807v1, whole genome shotgun sequence, a single genomic region encodes these proteins:
- the LOC114177480 gene encoding protein PHYTOCHROME KINASE SUBSTRATE 1-like → MATISSTANSTFHQLHTFNSENNNSHIYDATFSAYLNGNEGTIVGRLGEPSQKLNHFISSRKSPLQKLEKKEENGEIGVFGAEKYFNVGESETPRSASSIATSKYLHQRDEPVALATRKHTLQYGTPSIRSESTSNSQSAFLQTGMKNSLRSKKDKCQAKSVLAGLGFKCSCSGKDSVDAGEISFSRTSTYGAVHGKTTTRKLVDIAALDASHSIKLSKPNAELLKINNVYFQKEENFGVGVKSRRNSLAFSPLSSASGNQNHLMKMQAQQEEEEMKPRKSLEVFGSTVLKNKIKSLSFDRRMEMSSRTEEIDSKYMNDAASDASSDLFEIESIKSKTNPFLARQTSDAASGCVSPTNGYAPSEASIEWSVATASAAVMSDCEEQMSEVTIRSPIRTAFTLSSDGKTKAPREVQRRRPSMLLGCKSHKSVRVAGDAFITYEHPNSTPKIRNRTNTSQIARFPSETKLGNLGAKYGQQHHAYAASPHASKLLYI, encoded by the coding sequence aTGGCTACCATTTCATCCACTGCAAACAGCACCTTTCATCAGTTGCATACTTTCAATTCTGAGAACAATAACAGTCACATCTACGATGCCACTTTCTCTGCATATTTGAATGGCAATGAAGGGACCATTGTAGGAAGGCTTGGtgaaccaagccaaaagctcaaTCACTTCATCAGCAGCAGAAAATCCCCTCTTCAGAAgctagaaaagaaagaagagaatgGAGAAATCGGAGTGTTCGGAGCTGAAAAGTACTTCAATGTAGGAGAATCTGAGACCCCTAGATCTGCCAGCAGCATAGCCACCTCAAAGTACCTGCACCAGAGAGATGAACCAGTAGCTCTAGCAACTAGAAAGCACACACTTCAGTACGGAACTCCAAGCATTCGTTCTGAATCAACTAGCAATAGCCAGAGTGCTTTTCTGCAGACTGGGATGAAAAATTCTCTGAGGAGTAAAAAAGATAAGTGTCAAGCCAAGAGCGTTCTAGCTGGTCTTGGCTTCAAATGCTCTTGTTCTGGCAAAGATTCTGTTGATGCAGGTGAAATCAGTTTTAGCAGAACTTCTACTTACGGTGCAGTTCATGGCAAAACAACAACAAGAAAACTGGTGGATATTGCTGCTCTAGATGCTAGCCATTCGATTAAATTAAGCAAGCCTAATGCAGAACTGTTGAAGATCAATAACGTTTATTTCCAAAAGGAAGAGAATTTTGGGGTGGGAGTGAAAAGCAGAAGGAACAGTTTGGCATTCTCACCCTTGAGTTCTGCCTCGGGAAACCAAAACCATCTTATGAAAATGCAAGCTCAACAAGAGGAAGAAGAGatgaaaccaaggaaatccTTGGAGGTGTTTGGCTCCACCGTACTGAAAAACAAGATCAAGTCCTTGAGCTTTGATAGAAGGATGGAAATGTCCTCGAGGACGGAAGAAATTGATTCAAAGTACATGAACGATGCTGCAAGTGATGCAAGTTCAGACCTGTTTGAGATCGAAAGCATCAAAAGCAAAACCAACCCATTTCTTGCAAGACAAACATCAGATGCTGCTTCTGGGTGTGTGAGTCCCACAAATGGTTATGCACCAAGTGAGGCAAGCATAGAGTGGAGTGTGGCCACTGCCAGTGCTGCAGTAATGTCAGACTGTGAAGAACAGATGTCAGAAGTAACCATAAGGAGTCCAATAAGGACAGCATTTACTTTATCATCAGATGGAAAAACAAAAGCCCCTAGAGAGGTTCAGAGAAGACGCCCTAGCATGCTGTTGGGTTGCAAGAGCCACAAATCAGTTAGAGTTGCCGGTGATGCTTTCATAACATATGAACATCCAAACTCTACACCCAAAATTCGTAACAGGACTAATACCTCTCAGATCGCTAGGTTTCCTTCTGAGACCAAACTGGGAAATCTTGGTGCAAAATATGGACAACAACATCACGCTTATGCCGCATCACCACATGCCTCAAAACTACTATACATTTAG